The Paenibacillus sp. BIC5C1 DNA segment TATACCAGCAAGTGGACGGCTGCAGTCTGGATGGGATTTGATCGTACGGATGCAGAGCATTATATGAGATCCGGAAGTGGTGTGGCGGCGGATTTATTTGCGTCGGTTATGAAGCGTGCTTTGCCATAAAAGAGAATGGTTTAACGTACACCAATGGGCAAGGATGTTCCAACAGACATGGGGAGCTCTGTTTTATGGATTGCCTACAGTTATCAAACAAATGGATACTACGATGAAAACAAAACGCTGCATATTAGATGATAATGGATCAACATTGGCTGGAAATATGAAAGACCCGTGAAGGACAGCGTTTACCCTGTCTCCAACGCCGGGTCTTTATCGTTTTAGTTTAGTGAAAATATATTCATCTTCTGTATTAGGATTTTGCTCGCAATGATTCGGGTATACGACGAATCATCTGATTCAACACCTCGGACAATACAAGTCCGATCGCGATGGCACCGGATAACATAAGCGCTTTGGCAGCCATCTCCATGGCAGCACCGTAGTCATTTTGCACAAAATTACGCATCGCATTATAGGCCAGTCCACCGGGAACGAGCGGAATGATACCTGCTACGCTGAAGATAATGACGGGCGCGCGAAACATGCGGGAGAACAGCTGGCTGATGACACCTACCGCAATGGTCGCTGCCAGAGTAGCAGGAACTGCATCTGCAGCATATTCGAGCACAATATAGATGATCCAGCCGATCATGCCGACAAATCCACCGTGAAGCAGCATGCGCCGAGGAGCGTTGAAAATAATGCCGAATGCGGCCGAGGCGACAAAGCTGGTCAGGGCTTGTTCAATAAAATGAAGCATAACCTGCAACTCCTCCGTCTTACGTAAAAAGTGAAAAAACAACAGCAATGCCGGTGCCAATCGCAAAAGCCGTCAGAAACGCCTCGGCTCCCTTGGATAACCCGGACACGAGATGCCCGGCCATCAGGTCACGCACAGCATTGGTAATCAGCAGTCCCGGTACCAGGGGCATGACTGAGCCAATAATGATTTTGTCCCGTTCATGACCCGCGCCCATATAGACAAGCAAAAAGGCGAGCAGACCGATGACAAATGAAGCGGTCAGTTCGGCAAAAAACTTCACCAGTACTAATCGATGGAAGGCAATGACTGCTGCATAGCCAATACCACCGCAGAGAACCGCAGGGAGAAAGCCGACCCAGCCTCCACCAAACATAATGGTAAAGCACCCACTGGATAACGCCGCCGCCGTAAGCCTCACAACCGCAGAATAGGAGGAGGGCTGTCCCTCAATTTGTTGTAGCAATGCATAGGCGTCTTCCACGGACAATTCACCTTGTCCAATACGCCGGGAAACGGCATTCACTTCAGATATCTTGTGCAAATCCGTGGTTCGTTCAGAGATCCGTATCAGCTTGGCAGGCTCGGTTGCATCAACCGAAAAGAAGATACCTGTGGGCACAACATAACTGTGCGAATGGGGAAGGCCCAGCGCGGCAGCCATGCGTTTCATCGTATCTTCCACACGATAGGTCTCACCGCCGCTTTGAAGCATGATTTTGCCTGCCAATAGACAGATTGCAATCACGCGGGATTGTTCAGTATGATTTGTCCCAACCAGCTCCGTCTCAGACTGAGGCACGGGTGGAGGATCATGAGGGATATATTCCAACCGGATCAAGCTCCGTTCATATGAGATAAGGCTTGGTGCCGACACCATTGTATCATATTTCACACGTTAACAAGGAAACATACCGCACGAACCACGGAAGTCATCCAGGTTGCCGAGATTAATGCCTACATTCACACCAAGTTGACCCGATAACGCCTAGAACCCAAAAAAGCTTCGCTCCCAGGACTTGATGGCCGCAGGGAGAGAAGCTTCTTGGATTAGGCTCGATCGAGACAAAAAACAAACTACATCAACAGCGTAATAACCAACAGCTCATACAGTACGAGTGGTAGAATGGTTGGTCCAAACAAGGCGCGTGGCTCAGGGTATCCATGCATCGGCGTAACCTGGAGATATAATATTCCCCGATCTGCGCTGATAATGACACCTTCCCATACCTGACCATCGATATTTTGGACTTGCACCTTCTTGCCTACATGCTGCCGGGCTGTATGATGAAGCATATTCCGCACACTTTGCACGGATTGGAGCATTGGTTGATTGGCTTGGTATACGACCCGTGCGGATGGTGTGGACGTGGATTCAGACATGATGCACAACCCTTCCTCAAAATCATTTCTTACTTCAAGGTATGCATCTGCCTACAAAAGGTGATCACACAAATGCCATCTCAAGTCTTCCATGCCCATTCTCATAAGCTACGTCGCCCAGTGCGCCATTTACAAAGGTTAACTGTGGCGGGATGTGGCCAAGATCCACGTCATATAATACAGGAACATCCATATCTCCGAGAGCCGAAGACAGCGCATCGATGAAGTTGAAATCTCCTGTATCCGAATAACCAGCAGGTCGGCCGAACATGAAGCCTTTAACACCAGCAAACCAGCCAGCCTGTCTCATCTGCCATAGATGACGGTAGATATCACCCGCATTCATCTCACAGCTTTCCAGATACCAGATCGTTCCTTCTTCTGCACAATACTGATCAAGATACGCTTCAACTGGTGCGTAAGACGTGCCAATCAAACAGGTGATTGTATCCATACAGCCGCCGATCAACCGACCTGAGAATGTAACCTGCGAGTCTGCTCCTTCGGGTTGCCCCAGCTGTTTCCAACGAGAAGGAGTATCCAGATTGAACGTGGACAAATCCGGTTTCCATTCCGATTGATAGTGAGTGGAGGAAGATTGAGTAACCTGTCCTCCCTGGCCAGTCTGTAATACATCAATCCAGCGTGCTGTCACCGGATCGAGTTCATTGGATCTTAGATCCACGTAGTTCGTACCATGTGCCGAAGCCGTTCCGGTGATCAGGGTGTATGCGAATAAAAAGGTGCTGATATCCGAATATCCCATAACCCATTTGGGCGGCAAGGTTTTCAAAGCTTCCCAATCGAGCAGGGGCAGGATATCCATAAGGAACTCTCCACCCCACGGAGGGATAATAGCCTGAATCTCAGGGTCGCGGAAAAATGCATTGATCTCGGCAGCGCGATCTTCCTTGGAGGAACTTACACATTTGGCGTTATGCCGTAGAAATGGGCTCTCCTGAACACCAAAACCAAGGCGCTCCATGTTGTGCCTGCTCTCTTCAAGGTAATGATGCAAGGATTCACTTACACCGCTGGATGGTGCAGCCACGCCAATGGTATTTCCTGGAGCAAGTGGTTGCGGGTAACGAATTGAACGCTTATTCATTGTGGACACACCCTTTCCTGTGAACATACTCTATTTAATTGTAGATGGTTGATATTTTCATTATAGTGCATGACTACTTCTTGTGGCTTGCGATTATAGCTGCTCACATTTTCTTTAGGGAGTTACAGGAATTTCAATGGAGAACGGTGCACGAATTTGATCAGGGTAAGAGTCTATTTCCATTGTTAAATTTCCTTTGGCTGCGGCTCCATTTTTAATGACAACCCTTGCTTCAAAGACGGAAGGACTCCAACCTACTTCATTAATGTCGAAAGGGTTTCCTTTGCTGTCCTCGATATTGGTAAATGATAGCCCTGAAGTAGCATTTTGAGCGTCTGCGATTGAAAACTCGAGGATCAGATTTTTGCTCTGGACCGTGCTTTGCAGGAATTTCAAACTCGATGGGCCACCTTGTATTTCACCTGAGGATGGATCGATGCTGATAACCAGTTTGTCCTTATCCACCGCTGAAAGACCAGACCCCTGCAGCGTCAGTTTTTTCGGAGTGGAGAAGTACATGCTTTCGAAAAAAACAGAACTTCCAGAGCCTGAGATGGAGGATGAATCTGTTCGCCATGCTCGGCCTTGCTCATCTACCAACTGCAAATCACGAATTCCGAAGATTTTTTTGGTGTTGTTCCGATCATATTCGATATCAAGTACAAGACGAGTGGGATACAGAACGGCCTGTTTTACATGAATACGCTGCCCGTCCACGGTCATTGTTTGGTTTACGGGAATGATTTTTTTCATGCCTTTCGTTAAGCTGCGATCCACTGGGAAGGTGACTTTCCACTTATTATTCGATTCCTTACCTCGCTCCTTAAATACAACGGTCAGTTCTTGTGGCGGTAAAGATTCTGTGAATGAGACATCAATTTTATCCTCATAAATGCCAAGTTCTGAAGCTGGCTGAGGAGAAGAATAGCTAAACGCAACAGGCAACTTTTTTCCATCTCTATCAAGCAAATCGATGTCATACATACCCTTCTCTGGATCTTTCATGCCTTTCATCGTGTAAAAAATAACCATGCGTGACTCATCTGTAATGATGCTGTCCACGGTCATTGAAGCTCCATCATGCTCATCGGTCACACCAACCTTCTGTAAAAGAGACTGATCTATCGCCATCATTAACCCCTTATCCTGGCGAATCATGCTGACGATGCCCTCCATGCCCGGCAGTTGCTCCACAAAGGACGCAAAGGCGGGGGAAACGCGAATACATCCCGTAAACACGAGGATGATCGCGGCTGCCGATATGGAGCTCATATACCAGCGCAGCCGGGACTTGCGCTTGCGCGCAGCCTGACGGATTCCAGCCTGTACAGCCTGATATGCTGCGGCATCCGGTACTGGCATGGCATCGTATTCCGTTTTACGAGCACTCAGACGCTCTTCAAGTGCTTCAAATGACTTCATTTCATCGCTCATGAGTTACATCTCCTTTCGTTTCAAGTTGGTCCCTGAGCTGCCCAAGGGCTCGATGCAGTCGGGACTTTACGGTTCCGGTTGGGATTTCGAGAATATCAGCGACTTCTGTTAAGGAGAAACCTTCGAAATAACTTAGAATAATAATCTGTTTGCAATCCCGATCCAGCGCAGAGACGGCTGCGTCCAGATCAGGGTCTGCGGGGTGGTCCCAGCTGCTAGGTTCATGAATTTCGGTAACGTGGCTGAATCGACTCTTGCGTTTACGTTCGTCCGCACAGTAGTTCAGCAGGATGCGGATCAGCCAAGTGGCGAAATAAGAGGGTTCTTTTAATTTCTTGAGCTTTCGATAAGCTCTGTAGGTGGATTCCTGTATCGCTTCCAGTGCATCGCCCTCGTTGTGCAGATAAGCATAGGCGATCCGGTACAGTCGGCTCTGATGCATCTCCATTAAGGCTGCAAAAGCCTCGGCATCCCCTTTTTGTGCGGCGATGGTCAGTTGAGCAGGGGTCACATGGCTCCTCCTTTCATAGATGTTGTTGCGTATTAGACCGTGGTAAGGGTCAAACGGTTCTTGATTTTGGAAAAAAGTTATGTATACACTTACCGAAGACTACCAAAAAGAAGGAAATTGCGCAGAAAACTGAAAACAACCGCCAAGCCCCCTTTATGTAAAGAGAGGAGTTCGGCGGTTGTTTTGTTTTATATGACTTGTCTGACCGTAATGAGGTTAGTTTCCCCCCGCTTTCAATCTTCAGAATAAAGATGGGATTTTTTCGCGGCTTCCAGACCAGGCACCGCGAAACTGGCAAGCGGCGATGGCAGATCATCCAGCGGGAACCAACCAATCTCACCAATCGCTCCGCCTTCTTCGAGGTTACGAGCAACGCCGCTAATAACTCGAGTTGAGTAGAGGACGGAAATCCAATGTTCTTGTTTTTCAGGTCGGATCGTCTCTGCGGTGCAGAGCAGCTTGTCGATGACAATATCCAGATCGACTTCTTCCTTGATCTCCCGAATGACGGTCGTTTCAATGGATTCGTACGGGTCCACTTTGCCCCCAGGGATACTCCAGGTGTACTGTTCAGGCTGACGATTCCGCCAAACCAAAAGGACTTCATTACGATCGTTGAGGATGACCGCTCCCACGCCAATGCGAGGTTGGACAAGAGAGTTCTCTGTACCTTTGGCGTTAAGTGAGGACAGCGCAGATCCTTCGGCAGCGACCAATCGTGAGTTTAAGTGATCTTCCCTCTGTTTAGCTCCCTGGACATGAGTAGACTGAAACGCGAGCGGAAGTTTGGTCTGTGTGGACCATTCTTCTGCAAGAATACTCATGGAGATCAGGTCATAATGCGTACCATCGCGTAGAACGGCAGAGCGCTGGCGGCCTTCCTCCCGAAATCCAGCTTTTAGATAGGCATGTCTCGCAGTCTCATTGTATTCAATCACTTCCAGCGCAATCCGGTTCAGATTCAATTCATGGAATCCATAACGAATAATCAGGGCGAGAGCATCACTGCCGTATCCTTTGCCCCGATCTTTATCATCACCAATACCAATGGCCAGGCGTGCAGAGCGGTTATTCCATTCAATTCGGTAGAGGGCCGTGAATCCGATGAACCGATTGTCCTCCAGTGTACGCAGTGCAAATTCAAAGCCGTTGTCTCTGCGCACTGCGGATGACCCCGTCTCATCCGGCGTTAGCGGAACAGCAATATCGGTATCCAGATTACGCAAGTAATCATAACTGTCAGTGAAGCGGGAGAGCCGCATGCAGTCTTCTGGGCAAGGAGCGGCCAGCCGGACTTTGGAGCCTTGAAAAGCATTTAAATGACGTGGAGCCATGTTGCACCTCTTTTATTGGATATGAAATCATACATTTTATCTCATTATACTACGAATCAGAGAGGATACCGAAAAAGGGCACAAGCAGGGGAGCACATCCTCCTGATTAAAGAAAATAAAAGCGACGCTAAATGCGTTTAATATAGATCAATATAATTCAATATAGATCCTCTGCATACTTCCGATCGCTGACAAAACAAAAAGCAGCCAAAAGGCTGCTCTATCATTCATTATTTCATATCCTGCAACAGGTTTTTCATTTTCTTGTAGTGCCCGCTGACCCGATCAACCATGTAGTTATACATAAGCTGATTCTCCGAAAGATTCGCCATTTCCTTGTCAATATCAACGTTATTGTTGTTATTATTCATGGATGTTTCGTTGTTCTCGACAATCCGGTAGTTTACGATGGAATCATTGGGATTACTGACCGGAAAGTGCTTTTCATGAGTCCGCTTCATATCGAGCTGATCTGTTTTGCCATTCTCAATAATACGTCTAAGCTCTTCCTCAAACTCCACCGATTTCTTTTTGTAATTGGGTGTGTCTGCGTTGGCAATATTTTCAGTGGTAACCTTGTGCTGCGCGTTCAGCGCCTGTAACAGAGATTCATTGCGTCTGGAAGTGTTCGTTTCAATCAACGGCTCAGTCTCCTTCAATGAAAATGCAATTGCTTTCATCATAAAAAAATGAGCTACTGCCTGTCAAGTTAGGCAAAAGAAAAGGACAAGCGCATGACGGAGGACTCCATTATGAAATCCTGCTTCATGACATCTTATCCTTGTCCCACCCGTATGAATCAGTCCTCACGAATTAGTTATTAAGAAGGACGATTGATGTTTTTGCCATAATAAATCTCATCCATCTCCAACTTCAACCACTCCGTAATTTCCTGTTGCTCAGCCTTGCTCAGTTTATCTTTGGTATAACCAAACAGATAGTTATCCAGATCGAATTCTTTCAGTTTGCACTTGGTGTGAAAAATGTTCTCCTGATAGACGTTTACGTCAATCATGTCGAAGCTGCTCTTGATCTCATCCGGAATATAATTCTGGATCGAACCGATCTCATGATCAATGAACAGCTTGCGTCCACTCGTATCCCGTGTAAAACCACGTACCCGGTAATCCATCGTCATGATATCCGTATCGAACGAGTGGATCAGATAGTTCAGTGCCTTTAGCGGCGAGATTTCACCACAGGTAGAGACGTCAATATCTGCCCGGAATGTACTGATGCCTTCACTCGGGTGGAATTCGGGGTACGTATGAACGGTAATATGGCTTTTGTCGAGCTGCATGACAACATTATCGGGCAGGGGGCCTGGAGATTCATCGAAGGATTCTTCGGGGATCTCCACAATGGGGCCTTCCGACACAAGCATCGTCACACTTGCACCCTGAGGAACATAGTCCTGTTGGGCGATATTCAGCACATGGGCACCGATAATGTCAGACACATTATTCAGGATTTTGCTCAGCCGAGCCGCATTATATTGTTCATCAATATATTCAATGTAAGCTTCGCGTTCATCTTTGGTTTTCGTATAACAGATATCGTACATATTGAAACTCAGCGACTTGGTCAGGTTGTTGAATCCATGCAGTTGAATGCGCTGCTCTGGCGTTAATGTCATGGTTGCAGTTCCCCTTTGTCCCATACGACATGGTAATCGCAGTTTTACTACTACTTATACCCAACCTGCTGCCAAAAAAAACATATGTACGTCATTCTTTGTTACTCCAGTCAGGCACAGATCAGAATGAAGGATCGTCGTAATTCCCTACATCGTTCATCCGTTCATCTTCGGCAACCGATTGAATATCCTCCGAGGTGATGCTGATGATGGTGTAATCTTCATTCTGCTGTTTTTTGACTGCTTTTTCCTTAATAAAACGGGGACTGCCATCCCCGGCATCTTCATCATACACGAGCAGGAGACCGTCGCTTTTGCGCAGCAGTAAGTCATCCCGCGCAGTAAACTGCCACGGGCCGATATACGGCTGACGACTAATCGCGCCATAATAGTCTACACCTTGCAGAATGGAGCGATAATAATCCTGTTTGTCTTCCTTCCATTGTTCCTCAGGATTTTGAAAAGCAGTAATGATCGACAGCTTCAGATCCGGGAACGTCTTCTTTAGCTCAAGTACCACTTCGCAGGCCCACAGGTCTACACCGTATTGGCCTGGCGTCAGCACCCACTCCAGCCCGTCTTCGACCAGAGGTGTAAGACGGGAAGAGATCGCCTTTTTGATGAAAGGAATTCCCTCATGCTTCTGTCCAAAAATCTGTAGTTCATGTGCACGATAACCGGTAATCAACACGTTTTTCAGCATCGGTTCCTCCTTTCAGGCGTGGTCAGGCCAGCGGCCAGTTCCGGCACCGTAGCTTGTCCAGAATCGGCTGAAATCGCAGAGTCAGCGCTGCCTGTTCTTTGAATCATCCCGTTAGTTCGCTGGTGGAGCATCCGTACGGAATGGATAGAGGAACTGTTTTGGAATATCCGTCTCAAATCTCATTAGCTGACCCGACGTTGGGTGGATGAACGAGAGTACCCGTGCATGCAGTCCGAGGCGGCCGAGTGTTCTGGTATGAGCACCGTATTTTTTGTCGCCTGCGATGGGATGGCCCAGATCTTCCATATGCACACGAATCTGGTTTTTACGTCCCGTCTCCAGACGGACTTCCAGCAAGGAGAACTCGCGGTTCGATTGTAGACGTTTGTAGTGTGTAATGGCATGTTGTCCATCATTCGGGCGAGAACTGGAATACATTTTGAGCGTCTTGGTTTCTTTCAACCATGAGGAAATGGTGCCTTCTTCTTTTGCAACGGCGCCTTCCACAAGGGCAACATACACACGTTCCTGTACATTTTCTTTCCAGTTGTCCTGCAGCTTCTGCTGCACTTCTTCACTCTTGGCGAACATCATGACACCCGAAGTGTCGCGGTCCAGACGATGGACTATAAATATCCGGTTCAGCGCGTCGGTACGGCGAACATGCTCGGTCAGCTGGCGATAAGCGGTAAGATCATCACTCTTGTCAGCGGCGATGGACAACAGTCCAGCTTCCTTGCGAATGACAATAATATCATCGTCTTCATGCAAAATGTTAATGCCCGTCAGGGAAGGAGCGGCAACAGCGCCTTCTTTGCTAATTGTTACGATCTGCCCCGGCGTTAGCTCCAGATTAAACTTGGTCACCACTTTCTGATCAACGGATACCTGTCCGCGACCCAGAATGGATTTGACGGCATTACGGCCGGACTTCAAATGTTTCAGCAAGAAGTTGAGCAGCTCATCCGGTTCAGTAACCTTGTACGGGCGTGGTGGTTCTTGCTTGCGATAATAGGAATTACCCGAACGTTTGGCTGCTTTGGGTTTGGATGCTCCGGCTTTCTTGGGAGCCGCGGAGGATTTGGATGCTACAGGCTTATTCGCCGCTCCTGTATTGCGTGATGCAGATGGTCCTGATGATTTGGCGGAAGTAAAAGTGGACCGACCGGATCGTGCTGTGGACGAACCTGCGGATGTTTTCCCCTTGGCCGATGTATTGCCTGTTGGGCGTTTACGTTTATTCATAAATAGTAATCTCCTTCTGAACAGCCTGTACCGCTTGTGTGCATACGATCCGTTCATTTCGTTATGCAGTCCAATATACCATTAACCGGGGGCAAATAAAAATAGGTGGAGACAATCTGTTACCCATCCAATCCAAAGAGAGTCGAGATTCATAGAATAACGTATCCCATAGCATTGGAGGTGTTACTCATGGGTGTGTTTCTCGATATGAGAACTTCGATGAACTCGGGAACCGTAGGACAGCCGGGTTTGTCTCTAGGCCCATCGCCAGAAGCGTTTGGCTCCATTGGTCTGCAGACCCTTGGTGTCCCCAACCCCATTATCACCTTGAATGGCACGGTTGGCGTTACCGGAGAAGTGGGGGATACGTTTGTTGTTGAGCTTGTACGGGGCAGTGTTTACGATCCGTTCTATGTGATATATCGCGCCGAAGGCACGGTAGGTCAGAACGGTGGTGCTGAATTTCATTCGTTCACTGCACAGGATCTGTCCGCACCGCCTGCACTGGAAAGTGTGTATACTTCGTTTATTTCCGGCGTGTCCACATCGGTACGGAC contains these protein-coding regions:
- a CDS encoding NUDIX domain-containing protein; translated protein: MSSLNAKGTENSLVQPRIGVGAVILNDRNEVLLVWRNRQPEQYTWSIPGGKVDPYESIETTVIREIKEEVDLDIVIDKLLCTAETIRPEKQEHWISVLYSTRVISGVARNLEEGGAIGEIGWFPLDDLPSPLASFAVPGLEAAKKSHLYSED
- a CDS encoding RNA polymerase sigma factor; its protein translation is MTPAQLTIAAQKGDAEAFAALMEMHQSRLYRIAYAYLHNEGDALEAIQESTYRAYRKLKKLKEPSYFATWLIRILLNYCADERKRKSRFSHVTEIHEPSSWDHPADPDLDAAVSALDRDCKQIIILSYFEGFSLTEVADILEIPTGTVKSRLHRALGQLRDQLETKGDVTHER
- a CDS encoding RluA family pseudouridine synthase; translation: MNKRKRPTGNTSAKGKTSAGSSTARSGRSTFTSAKSSGPSASRNTGAANKPVASKSSAAPKKAGASKPKAAKRSGNSYYRKQEPPRPYKVTEPDELLNFLLKHLKSGRNAVKSILGRGQVSVDQKVVTKFNLELTPGQIVTISKEGAVAAPSLTGINILHEDDDIIVIRKEAGLLSIAADKSDDLTAYRQLTEHVRRTDALNRIFIVHRLDRDTSGVMMFAKSEEVQQKLQDNWKENVQERVYVALVEGAVAKEEGTISSWLKETKTLKMYSSSRPNDGQHAITHYKRLQSNREFSLLEVRLETGRKNQIRVHMEDLGHPIAGDKKYGAHTRTLGRLGLHARVLSFIHPTSGQLMRFETDIPKQFLYPFRTDAPPAN
- the speD gene encoding adenosylmethionine decarboxylase — encoded protein: MTLTPEQRIQLHGFNNLTKSLSFNMYDICYTKTKDEREAYIEYIDEQYNAARLSKILNNVSDIIGAHVLNIAQQDYVPQGASVTMLVSEGPIVEIPEESFDESPGPLPDNVVMQLDKSHITVHTYPEFHPSEGISTFRADIDVSTCGEISPLKALNYLIHSFDTDIMTMDYRVRGFTRDTSGRKLFIDHEIGSIQNYIPDEIKSSFDMIDVNVYQENIFHTKCKLKEFDLDNYLFGYTKDKLSKAEQQEITEWLKLEMDEIYYGKNINRPS
- a CDS encoding DUF4179 domain-containing protein, whose translation is MSDEMKSFEALEERLSARKTEYDAMPVPDAAAYQAVQAGIRQAARKRKSRLRWYMSSISAAAIILVFTGCIRVSPAFASFVEQLPGMEGIVSMIRQDKGLMMAIDQSLLQKVGVTDEHDGASMTVDSIITDESRMVIFYTMKGMKDPEKGMYDIDLLDRDGKKLPVAFSYSSPQPASELGIYEDKIDVSFTESLPPQELTVVFKERGKESNNKWKVTFPVDRSLTKGMKKIIPVNQTMTVDGQRIHVKQAVLYPTRLVLDIEYDRNNTKKIFGIRDLQLVDEQGRAWRTDSSSISGSGSSVFFESMYFSTPKKLTLQGSGLSAVDKDKLVISIDPSSGEIQGGPSSLKFLQSTVQSKNLILEFSIADAQNATSGLSFTNIEDSKGNPFDINEVGWSPSVFEARVVIKNGAAAKGNLTMEIDSYPDQIRAPFSIEIPVTP
- the flgB gene encoding flagellar basal body rod protein FlgB, which gives rise to MIETNTSRRNESLLQALNAQHKVTTENIANADTPNYKKKSVEFEEELRRIIENGKTDQLDMKRTHEKHFPVSNPNDSIVNYRIVENNETSMNNNNNNVDIDKEMANLSENQLMYNYMVDRVSGHYKKMKNLLQDMK
- a CDS encoding threonine/serine exporter family protein, which gives rise to MLHFIEQALTSFVASAAFGIIFNAPRRMLLHGGFVGMIGWIIYIVLEYAADAVPATLAATIAVGVISQLFSRMFRAPVIIFSVAGIIPLVPGGLAYNAMRNFVQNDYGAAMEMAAKALMLSGAIAIGLVLSEVLNQMIRRIPESLRAKS
- a CDS encoding DUF1273 domain-containing protein; translation: MLKNVLITGYRAHELQIFGQKHEGIPFIKKAISSRLTPLVEDGLEWVLTPGQYGVDLWACEVVLELKKTFPDLKLSIITAFQNPEEQWKEDKQDYYRSILQGVDYYGAISRQPYIGPWQFTARDDLLLRKSDGLLLVYDEDAGDGSPRFIKEKAVKKQQNEDYTIISITSEDIQSVAEDERMNDVGNYDDPSF
- a CDS encoding threonine/serine exporter family protein, which gives rise to MLQSGGETYRVEDTMKRMAAALGLPHSHSYVVPTGIFFSVDATEPAKLIRISERTTDLHKISEVNAVSRRIGQGELSVEDAYALLQQIEGQPSSYSAVVRLTAAALSSGCFTIMFGGGWVGFLPAVLCGGIGYAAVIAFHRLVLVKFFAELTASFVIGLLAFLLVYMGAGHERDKIIIGSVMPLVPGLLITNAVRDLMAGHLVSGLSKGAEAFLTAFAIGTGIAVVFSLFT
- a CDS encoding LD-carboxypeptidase, translated to MNKRSIRYPQPLAPGNTIGVAAPSSGVSESLHHYLEESRHNMERLGFGVQESPFLRHNAKCVSSSKEDRAAEINAFFRDPEIQAIIPPWGGEFLMDILPLLDWEALKTLPPKWVMGYSDISTFLFAYTLITGTASAHGTNYVDLRSNELDPVTARWIDVLQTGQGGQVTQSSSTHYQSEWKPDLSTFNLDTPSRWKQLGQPEGADSQVTFSGRLIGGCMDTITCLIGTSYAPVEAYLDQYCAEEGTIWYLESCEMNAGDIYRHLWQMRQAGWFAGVKGFMFGRPAGYSDTGDFNFIDALSSALGDMDVPVLYDVDLGHIPPQLTFVNGALGDVAYENGHGRLEMAFV